The region TCTATCAGCAGTACATCAGTGGTTTAGAATATCGGAGCCTTGATCCTGTTGCATTCATAAACATTTATAAATTCCATTAACCTGTATATTAACATACATGTTCATTTATTTCCAGGTGTATAAATTTCCGAGTCTTGTTGTTTAAAGTACCCTAAAGATGGAGTATGTTCATAAGCAAAGGCACAAATATCATGTTGGTTATAAGTTCCCAAAGGTGTATCAAGATGGTCTTCTCGGTTTAGTCAAGAGATTCCTTGCTAACAATTCAGACGTCTTCAGAAGATATTATGGGCGGATTCTGGTTTACTTAGAGTCTCTGTTGAGCAATTTACAGAGGGACGTTGTTCATACCCTGTTGCAGTTTTATGATCGTCTGCTGAGATGTTTCGTGTTTCCGGATTTCTTATTGGCACCCACTTTCGAGGAGTAATCCGACCTTCTTGACATTCCAGTGTTGCATCAGGTTTCGTTCCATGCTGGTATGAAGGAGCCAGAAGTTGCTCATATCGCCGCAACTTTATTTTCTCAAGAATCTGTTATGAAAGCAAATATTCAACATAAAGGGGGTGTTAGTGGTTATCGTCTGGGGTTTCTTGTGCAGGAAGCAAGTTTCAAAGCTGATAAGAAAAACTTGAAGGCCTTCAACGCCATTCTCGCCTGTTGTATCTATGGTATTATGTTGTTCCCGGACGAGCCAAAGTTTCTGGACATGAATGCCATTTCTATCTATATCCAGAAGAATCTGGTGCCCACTATTTTGGGAGACCTGTATCATTTTGTGCATTTTAGAAGCGATAAAGGCAAAGGTGGAGTGATTTTCTGCTGTGCTCCGTTGTTGTATCGATGGTTTGCTAGTCACCTTCCTTCGCAAGAGGCATTTGTTGATACACAACATACTATGAGATGGTCTAATCGCTTGATGGGGCTAACCTCCAAAGATCTCAATTGGTACAAGCCAGGCTTGGGAAGATTGGGGAACAAAGAGATTATTGTGAAATGCGGCGGATTTCCTAATGTCCCTCTCTTGGGCATAAGAGGTGGCGTCAATTATAATCATACACTTTCTAGAAGGCAGTTGGGGTATGCGCTGAGGGTGCCTCCGACCGATCGGGAAGTGATGGAATCCTTGTCTTATAATGTGCCTGATAGTACTGGGATGATGGAGAAGGCTGCCAAAGCATGGGAAAATGTTCATCTGGAAGATAGTACTTATTTTGGCAAAAGAGATGCTGGAATTTACTCTCCTTATGTTCAGTGGCTCGTTGAGAGGAACATGAGACAACGATGGCCTTTTCATTTGGAAGCTCCTTTGTATCACCAGAGTCTTGATCAACCTGACGCGGTGCCCAAAGAGTCTTATGATCAACTCTATGCTCAAAGAGTTCAATTGCAGTCGCAAAATGAGGAGTTGGGGGTGAAACTCCTTGTGGCTGAGCAAGAAAAGAATCAGTTATCTCATAATCTTGAGAAGATCCAAGAAGAGTCGTGACAGATTCCATTCAGCTGAAAGAGATCAAGAGTTGAGCGGGGTAGCGGAAGTTCCTCCTTTCCCGAGATTGACTACTGGAAGGCTTACGAAGAGGCTTACGAAGAAGCTTATATCGAAGCAGAAAAGTATTGACTCTCTCAAAGTATCCAAGGAGAACATAAGGAAGAGTCTAGAAGTGCATATCGAAGGGTTAGAAAAGCAACTCAATGAGGAGATTAATTGAAAGCTAGTTGCTGAGACTATGCTCAAAGGAAGCAAGATCCGATTGGGAAAAGTGCTTGAAGAGAATGCTAATCTCAAGAAGAAGTAGTTGTTTGTCTATTTTGATGCACTGTATTCGGGTCACCATCAGGATTGTTGATGGGATCTCTTGACTTATTTGTTGTATTGCCCTTCTGTGGTTTTCTTTTTGTTGGATTTATCTTGAACAATGTGTATTTTTGGAGTATCGGATCTATGATATGTTGGTTTTCTTCCTCAATGGTTCGTGTGTTTCTTTATCCGGTGCTTAAACGACTTGATCTGGATTTTAGATTCCTGAAAATATTTGAACATGATATTGCATGCATTCATATATCATATTGCATATTGCATTTTGCAGGTTGTATTTCGGTTTTCTCATCTTTCAGTCTCCTTTGCAGAAGATTGCTTACTCATTCGTTCACCGCTATTCGACTCAAGGGAATCAGAAGAGCATGAACCAGATACAGGCAAGCTTGGAAGAGATGCGGGCCCAGATGGACGCTGGCATGGCACAATTTATAGAAGAAATGTTGACAGTAACCAGGAACCAAGAAGAATTGAGGGTTTTGGTAGAGACGCCCCGTGGGCATCATCCTTTTGATTATGGAGATGTTTCAGTTGGACAGCCTCGTCCCAACCTTGCTAATTTTGAGGGATTGAACTTGGATGGTAACCATGCTAATGGTCATGGCAATTTTGGCCATAACCAGGGTATGCATGGTGGCCCAGTTGGTAATCAAGGTTTCATTTCAGGGAATCAGGGTAATCCGAATTTTAATCTGGTGCATCACGGATATGTTTCGCCACCTCCACCACCTTATTATTACGGTCCTAAGGCTATTCCATGGGAAATGTACGGCATATATCAGGGTTCTGCAGTTGACCATAATGATGACCGCTTTTCTGTGCACAATAGTGAGATCAGTGTCCCAATTGGGGACAGGAGGTATAAGAGGTTGGAAAAACGTCTGAAAGTTGTTGAAGGGCAGAGCCTGCTTGGCATGGATATGACGGACCTAGGATTGGTTCCTGGGGTGAGGATTCCCCTAAGTTTAAGGTGCCTGTTTTTAACAAGTACACTGGGGCTACTTGTCCAAAAACACATGTGAAGGCCTATTATAGGAAGATGTCTGCATATTCGGACGATGAGAAGTTACTCATGCACTTCTTCCAAGAAACCCCATATGGGGCGTCTTTGGAGTGGTACATGAAGCTTGGAAGAACATATATTCGGACTTGGAGAGATTTGGTAGAGGCTTTTGTTAAGCATTACCaatacaatgttgacatggcTCCTAATCGCACTCAATTGCAGAGCCTCTCACAGGGGCAGAATGAATcgtttaaggagtacgcccagaaGTGGAGGGAACTTGCAACTCGTGTTCATCCTCCCATGTCGGAGAGAGAAATGGTTGACCTATTTATGGGTACGTTGTAGGGTGTCTATTATGATTGTATGGTTGGAAATACATCAGTAGGGTTCTCTGAGCTTGTGATGGCAGGAGAAAGAATTGAGGTCAGATTGAAGTTAGGAAAACTCCAAATGGGTAATGCCGGCAATGCTCCGGGCGGAGATGGCAAAGAGCCATTCTAGGGGTATCCTAAAAAGAAAGAAGAAGCCAGCGCAGTTTACGGACATAGAAGTGGAAGAGGTAGACATCATCAGCATGATCAACCTCAGGTTAATGCTGTCACAATCCCTACTTCTCAGGCCCAGCCTGCACCTGCTCCGCATCAAAAGGCGCTGCACCACGAATATCAGCAAAGGAAACCTAGGAAGACTTTTGAACCAATTCCTATGTCTTATTCTGAGGCTTTACAGTATCTATTTCCGTTGAAGTTAGTTACCCTGAAAGAAATGCCTCCCTTGACCGACAAAGTGCCTGCAAATTTTAATGCCAATGCTCATTGTGATTACCACTCTGGTAGTGTGGGGCACGATGTGGAGAACTGTTGGGCTATGAAATACAAAGTTCAGGAGCTGCTGGATTCAAAGGTTGTGCAGTTCACGCCGGTTAATGCTCACAATGTCATTCTGAATCCTATGTCTGTGCATGATGCGACTGCTAATATGGTTGAGGTTGCATATACTGGTGAGCATTTGAATCTGATAACAGAGGTTGGTGAGTTAGCTACTCCCTTGTTGGATATCAAGGAATATTTGGTTGAATACGGTGTGTATCctagtgtaacaccccaaaattttccctcctcattcatgccttcatttttaggtcatttaacatttcatattgcatttcatcatgtcaatcagaatcagatccaagaagcttgaacatcatccaagacactttgtgggttctatccgggtgatcagtcaacacaagggaaagacttgagttacttccaataggttcaaatggggcctattcatcattcagaacgctaatcttgaaggagcaaaaatttgttcatgagctgtcgtgctcgctaggtgagcagaatggttcgcctagcgaatctgaattgtcatgctcgctaagcgagcagatccttcgctaggcgaagcccacgcgttttgagaaataacagaaagtcatgggcttgagttgccctcatttgaacccaccaagccacgaatatcaggttataaattcagaatTCCATTGAGCCAAACCCTAGGCTGTTGCTATTTACCCTGGCAAAAGAGAAAAGCTaagagaattcagagcagcctccagacaactctgaaaagttcactctgactcacacactttttcacctccgtctcacgcaaaccctaacgttgctttgcaaacccaaccgtgccattcgattttaatcgatctctccaatcaggtttgcccttattcccattactctatgctttcaatttgaattctctgaatgtatgaggtatcgttaggtt is a window of Lathyrus oleraceus cultivar Zhongwan6 chromosome 6, CAAS_Psat_ZW6_1.0, whole genome shotgun sequence DNA encoding:
- the LOC127094712 gene encoding uncharacterized protein LOC127094712, producing MKEPEVAHIAATLFSQESVMKANIQHKGGVSGYRLGFLVQEASFKADKKNLKAFNAILACCIYGIMLFPDEPKFLDMNAISIYIQKNLVPTILGDLYHFVHFRSDKGKGGVIFCCAPLLYRWFASHLPSQEAFVDTQHTMRWSNRLMGLTSKDLNWYKPGLGRLGNKEIIVKCGGFPNVPLLGIRGGVNYNHTLSRRQLGYALRVPPTDREVMESLSYNVPDSTGMMEKAAKAWENVHLEDSTYFGKRDAGIYSPYVQWLVERNMRQRWPFHLEAPLYHQSLDQPDAVPKESYDQLYAQRVQLQSQNEELGVKLLVAEQEKNQLSHNLEKIQEES